Proteins encoded by one window of Gordonia jinghuaiqii:
- a CDS encoding YeiH family protein, protein MNLLRAAGFLAAGVCIGTYLHTQISVFGTLTWSVVIGIAMANLGLVPENLGDSLAKATKVTLRFGVALLGFSLPLQAVAGLGWGVVATAVLSTVITFVVMVWLGRRLNIAPSGSILIAAGTSICGASAIAGVRDQTDADDNDAGLAIGLITLFGTAVMFAWPLLQPVLGLGDRGYGIVVGSSTHEVGQVVAAASTAGSVALGVAILVKLTRVVLLAPIVAMIGVLRWKWPSVLGFEELDQADADDTRKRPPLIPLFVIAFLVFAGVRSTGVLPAGFLDVVETWQTAILAGAMFGLGAGVNLRTLFRSSWRPVLLAFTGTALISGLSLLGVFVLVR, encoded by the coding sequence ATGAATCTTCTGCGCGCAGCCGGATTCCTGGCGGCCGGGGTGTGCATCGGAACGTATCTCCACACCCAGATCAGCGTGTTCGGCACGCTGACCTGGTCTGTGGTGATCGGCATCGCGATGGCCAATCTCGGTCTGGTGCCGGAGAACCTCGGTGACAGTCTTGCGAAGGCGACGAAGGTGACGCTCCGATTCGGAGTCGCCTTGCTGGGGTTCTCCTTGCCTCTGCAGGCCGTCGCGGGTCTCGGTTGGGGAGTAGTCGCGACCGCGGTCCTCAGCACGGTTATCACGTTCGTCGTCATGGTTTGGCTGGGCAGACGGCTGAACATCGCCCCGTCTGGTTCCATCCTCATCGCCGCCGGCACGTCGATCTGTGGCGCCTCGGCGATCGCAGGGGTGCGTGACCAGACCGACGCGGACGACAACGATGCAGGCCTCGCGATCGGACTGATCACTCTGTTCGGAACCGCGGTCATGTTCGCCTGGCCGCTCCTGCAGCCGGTGCTCGGGCTCGGCGACCGTGGCTACGGCATCGTGGTCGGCTCGAGCACTCATGAGGTCGGCCAGGTGGTGGCGGCGGCGAGTACAGCCGGGTCAGTGGCGTTGGGGGTGGCGATCCTGGTCAAGCTCACCCGGGTCGTCCTCCTCGCGCCGATCGTTGCGATGATCGGTGTGCTCCGCTGGAAGTGGCCGTCGGTGCTCGGCTTCGAGGAGTTAGATCAGGCGGATGCTGATGACACTCGTAAACGGCCACCACTGATCCCGCTGTTCGTGATCGCGTTCCTCGTGTTCGCGGGGGTTCGGTCGACCGGAGTGCTGCCCGCCGGCTTTCTCGACGTCGTCGAGACCTGGCAGACGGCGATCCTCGCCGGCGCGATGTTCGGACTCGGGGCCGGCGTGAATCTCCGGACCCTGTTCCGCTCCAGCTGGCGTCCGGTGCTCCTGGCCTTCACCGGCACGGCACTCATTTCCGGGTTGTCTCTCCTCGGCGTCTTCGTTCTCGTTCGGTGA
- a CDS encoding TetR/AcrR family transcriptional regulator, which translates to MGRHGEAARRALLDAAEELFATQGIDSVSNRRICVHAGNANHSAVSYHFGGREAMLRELVERHTQRTRVLRAEMMAALPAEPLIADLLRCLIQPVTQTLDGLPLPSWRARFVLQARDVPALATLVAEVAKADSVVDEMVTAIAHQMSWLPGDVIRGRIWILARMVVDVCAEYEAAIAAGKTDPQWAAFGGFLTDAAAGMLSAPVTEPSSFSPASPGVLL; encoded by the coding sequence ATGGGACGACACGGCGAGGCGGCACGCCGCGCGCTACTGGACGCGGCGGAGGAACTATTCGCCACGCAAGGGATCGACTCGGTGTCCAACCGGCGGATCTGCGTGCACGCGGGTAACGCGAACCACTCGGCGGTCAGCTACCACTTCGGCGGCCGCGAGGCGATGCTCCGCGAGCTCGTCGAGCGCCACACCCAGCGGACGCGTGTGCTGCGTGCGGAGATGATGGCCGCGTTGCCCGCCGAGCCGCTCATCGCCGACCTCCTGCGTTGCCTCATCCAGCCGGTCACGCAAACCCTCGACGGCCTGCCGTTGCCGTCGTGGCGCGCGCGATTCGTACTCCAGGCGCGCGATGTACCCGCACTCGCCACCCTCGTCGCCGAAGTCGCCAAAGCCGATTCGGTGGTCGACGAGATGGTGACCGCGATCGCACACCAGATGTCCTGGTTGCCCGGAGACGTCATCCGGGGACGCATCTGGATTCTGGCGCGCATGGTCGTCGACGTGTGCGCCGAGTACGAGGCTGCGATCGCCGCCGGGAAGACCGATCCCCAGTGGGCCGCCTTCGGAGGTTTCCTCACCGACGCGGCCGCCGGGATGCTCTCGGCACCGGTGACGGAACCGAGCTCGTTCAGCCCCGCCTCACCGGGGGTGCTGCTCTAG
- the fdxA gene encoding ferredoxin, with product MVTYIIAEPCVDVLDKACVEECPVDCIYEGGRMLYIQPDECVDCGACEPVCPVEAIFYEDDVPDEWEPYVSANADFFDDLGSPGGASKVGKTDADPAFIKALPPMNAED from the coding sequence GTGGTGACCTACATCATCGCGGAGCCTTGCGTCGACGTGTTGGACAAGGCCTGCGTGGAGGAATGCCCCGTCGACTGCATCTACGAGGGTGGACGCATGCTCTACATCCAGCCGGATGAGTGTGTCGACTGCGGTGCGTGCGAGCCGGTGTGTCCGGTCGAAGCGATCTTCTACGAGGATGATGTTCCCGACGAGTGGGAGCCCTACGTCAGCGCGAACGCCGACTTCTTCGACGACCTGGGCTCGCCCGGCGGCGCGAGCAAGGTCGGCAAGACCGACGCCGATCCGGCCTTCATCAAAGCTCTGCCGCCGATGAACGCCGAGGACTGA
- a CDS encoding cysteine dioxygenase produces the protein MTSTLARPAARSLTHLPTRLRPADLLRITDQGVADVLDGRYDALLPAEWDTTHRWSTRLHADDDLDVWLISWTPGEATELHDHAGSLGALTVLSGSLREYHWTGDDLAVRVLDAGDQAAFPLGWVHDVLKNPTIEVAGPTLSVHAYSPPLTAMSYYEIADGGHLRRTRTVLTDEPE, from the coding sequence ATGACCTCGACTCTCGCCCGTCCCGCAGCGCGCTCACTCACCCACCTCCCCACCCGGCTCCGGCCGGCCGACCTGCTGCGCATCACCGACCAGGGCGTCGCCGACGTTCTCGACGGCCGCTATGACGCGCTGCTCCCCGCCGAATGGGACACCACGCACCGCTGGTCGACGCGACTCCACGCCGACGACGACCTCGACGTATGGCTCATCAGCTGGACTCCCGGCGAGGCCACCGAACTGCACGACCACGCCGGCTCGCTCGGCGCGCTGACCGTCCTCTCGGGTTCCTTGCGCGAGTACCACTGGACGGGGGACGATCTGGCTGTGCGTGTCCTCGATGCCGGTGACCAGGCAGCCTTCCCTCTCGGGTGGGTGCACGACGTCCTGAAAAATCCCACGATCGAGGTGGCCGGTCCCACCCTGAGCGTCCATGCCTACTCCCCGCCACTGACCGCGATGTCGTATTACGAGATCGCCGACGGCGGTCACCTGCGTCGTACGCGCACCGTCCTCACCGACGAACCCGAATGA
- a CDS encoding LLM class flavin-dependent oxidoreductase, whose translation MSKNIHLLGFIQNGVNSHATGMWRHPRDKVNWKFTDPEYWEHMARVMERGLFDGVFIADELAPYNTYQDSSDATVKYAVQCPTHEPSTIVPIITGATEHLGVGVTLSTAFEHPYSMCRRLSSLDHLSGGRVAWNVVSSYSKSEWDAYGQEMAPRGDRYDRLEEYMEVCYKLWDSWEPDAIIADAESGVYADPDKVAVVDHKGEYYQCRGRHFVAPSPQGRPVLWQAGGSPRGRDFAAKHAEAIFAVHPNIERMKEYTSDLDARVVTFDRAPGDVKYFFGVQTVVAETHDEAVAKYERIRSCIPLEGALAWISGHFGLDFSTIDLEDFVQDIEVPGIQGLFESILYAKGGEPVTVREAAQIYAMGMGMPVLVGTPAEIADQLEAYADGGGADGFMLIATYTPGCYEEFVDMVVPELQRRGRYRTQYTGATLRDHLLES comes from the coding sequence ATGTCCAAGAATATCCACCTGCTGGGATTCATCCAGAACGGCGTCAACAGTCACGCGACCGGAATGTGGCGTCATCCGCGTGACAAGGTCAACTGGAAGTTCACGGACCCGGAGTACTGGGAGCACATGGCCCGTGTCATGGAGCGTGGCCTGTTCGACGGCGTGTTCATCGCTGATGAGCTCGCGCCCTACAACACGTACCAGGACAGCTCGGACGCAACGGTGAAGTACGCCGTGCAGTGCCCGACCCATGAACCCTCGACGATCGTCCCGATCATCACCGGAGCGACGGAGCACCTGGGCGTGGGCGTCACGCTTTCGACGGCATTCGAGCACCCGTACTCGATGTGCCGGCGTCTTTCGAGTCTCGACCACCTCTCGGGAGGACGCGTGGCCTGGAACGTGGTCTCGTCGTACTCGAAGAGCGAGTGGGACGCATACGGCCAGGAGATGGCACCACGAGGCGATCGCTACGACCGCCTCGAGGAGTACATGGAGGTGTGCTACAAGCTCTGGGACTCGTGGGAGCCCGACGCGATCATCGCCGACGCCGAGAGCGGCGTCTACGCGGACCCGGACAAGGTCGCGGTCGTCGACCACAAGGGTGAGTACTACCAGTGCCGTGGCCGGCACTTCGTCGCGCCGTCTCCCCAGGGCCGTCCGGTGCTGTGGCAGGCGGGCGGGTCTCCTCGTGGTCGCGATTTCGCCGCCAAGCATGCAGAGGCGATCTTCGCGGTGCATCCGAACATCGAGCGTATGAAGGAGTACACCTCCGACCTGGATGCCCGAGTGGTGACGTTCGACCGTGCGCCCGGTGACGTGAAGTACTTCTTCGGAGTCCAGACCGTTGTCGCCGAGACCCACGACGAAGCCGTCGCGAAGTACGAGCGCATCAGGTCGTGCATCCCGCTCGAGGGTGCGCTGGCCTGGATCTCGGGACACTTCGGTCTCGACTTCTCCACGATCGATCTCGAAGACTTCGTGCAGGACATCGAGGTGCCGGGTATCCAGGGTCTGTTCGAATCCATCCTGTACGCCAAGGGTGGCGAGCCCGTCACGGTTCGTGAGGCTGCTCAGATCTACGCGATGGGAATGGGTATGCCGGTCCTGGTGGGAACTCCGGCGGAGATCGCCGATCAGCTCGAGGCATACGCCGACGGAGGCGGCGCAGACGGCTTCATGCTGATCGCGACCTATACGCCGGGTTGCTATGAGGAGTTCGTCGACATGGTTGTTCCCGAGCTCCAGCGGCGCGGGCGCTACCGCACCCAGTACACCGGGGCCACGCTCCGCGACCACCTCCTGGAGTCTTGA
- a CDS encoding sodium:solute symporter family protein: MTLSPELGYCLLIGLGACLLAIALVVKKLVHDTGDFIVAGRRVGFGFGVGSIIAVWTWSMAVMMSSAQAFSFGTSGLLWFVVPNGLAVMLMIPFAVLLRRRMPEGYTIVEFIRKRFDNPLVASLMLVVMIAMIICEILINLFGIVLVMDVVFGLPATAVLVVALIVVTVYSYFGGIWTSAITGALCTLGTTVPAALVVLYVLGKAGGAEAVFSKVGDADPQNLEPFAPAAAVSFGITLALGLLASTMADQTFWQKAWSMKPKTMARTFLWAGLWFYPIPLTLGLLGLVGISMGVSADDLGANGAGAIGPYVVTHMGLPVIIIVLYVMIILQACYSTVDGAFSALSSLVATDIVRRRWPSMSDRNLLKITKASIVAGGIIGGVVVLASSDYITTVNTIYFFKASLIVPLGAAIFWRRMNAWAFILGVLVSAAVGFYVRETVNELAGTATLIGLSILIVVTVSLMTKTNYDFSRLDKGGDRLAAGESEDLIGSSASEAQS; this comes from the coding sequence ATGACACTGTCACCCGAGCTTGGCTACTGCCTGCTCATCGGGCTCGGAGCATGCCTGTTGGCAATCGCGCTCGTTGTGAAGAAGCTCGTACACGACACCGGAGATTTCATCGTCGCCGGCCGTCGCGTCGGATTCGGCTTCGGAGTCGGATCGATCATCGCGGTGTGGACTTGGTCCATGGCGGTGATGATGTCCTCGGCTCAAGCTTTCAGCTTCGGTACCAGCGGACTGCTGTGGTTCGTCGTTCCGAACGGACTCGCGGTCATGCTGATGATCCCGTTCGCCGTTCTCCTCCGACGCCGGATGCCAGAGGGTTACACGATCGTCGAGTTCATCCGGAAACGGTTCGACAATCCGTTGGTCGCGAGCCTGATGCTCGTCGTGATGATCGCCATGATCATCTGCGAGATCCTGATTAACCTGTTCGGGATCGTGCTGGTCATGGATGTGGTCTTCGGGTTACCGGCCACTGCGGTTCTGGTGGTCGCGCTGATCGTCGTCACCGTGTACTCGTACTTCGGCGGTATCTGGACATCGGCCATCACCGGAGCGCTATGCACCCTGGGGACGACCGTTCCTGCGGCGCTGGTCGTCCTGTATGTCCTCGGCAAGGCCGGTGGCGCCGAGGCCGTGTTCAGCAAGGTCGGCGACGCCGACCCGCAAAACCTGGAACCGTTCGCCCCCGCCGCGGCGGTGAGCTTCGGTATCACCCTGGCACTCGGCCTACTCGCCTCGACGATGGCCGACCAGACTTTCTGGCAGAAGGCATGGTCGATGAAGCCGAAGACCATGGCTCGCACTTTCCTGTGGGCGGGCCTGTGGTTCTATCCGATTCCGTTGACGCTCGGCCTGCTGGGTCTGGTGGGCATCTCCATGGGCGTCAGCGCCGACGACCTCGGTGCCAACGGTGCCGGAGCGATCGGGCCCTATGTGGTGACGCACATGGGTCTGCCCGTGATCATCATCGTCCTCTACGTGATGATCATTCTGCAGGCGTGCTACTCCACCGTCGACGGAGCATTTTCCGCGCTGTCCTCGCTGGTGGCCACAGACATCGTCCGCCGCCGCTGGCCGTCCATGTCGGACCGCAACCTCCTGAAGATCACCAAGGCGAGCATCGTCGCCGGCGGAATCATCGGCGGTGTGGTCGTTCTCGCGAGCAGTGACTACATCACGACCGTCAACACGATCTACTTCTTCAAGGCTTCCCTGATCGTTCCGCTGGGCGCCGCGATCTTCTGGCGTCGGATGAACGCATGGGCCTTCATTCTCGGAGTCTTGGTGTCGGCGGCGGTGGGCTTCTATGTCCGTGAGACCGTGAACGAATTGGCCGGTACCGCAACGCTTATCGGTCTTTCGATCCTCATCGTCGTTACCGTCAGCCTGATGACGAAAACGAACTATGACTTCAGCCGCCTCGACAAGGGTGGCGACCGACTTGCCGCCGGCGAGTCGGAAGACCTCATCGGCTCGAGTGCTTCGGAGGCGCAGTCATGA
- the dapC gene encoding succinyldiaminopimelate transaminase — MSTPVSRAAAPLRVSTTRVSRRLPDFPWDTIADAKAAARAHPDGIVDLSVGTPVDPVPTLIREALADASAFPGYPTTTGTTELREAAAESLMRRHGVTGLDQSGILPVIGTKEAIAGLASTFGLGPGDDVVIPEVAYPTYEVSALLAGARAVRADSTIALGPMNPALMFINSPSNPTGKILGLDHLRKVVGWARERGTVVVSDECYLGLSWEGEPLSVLDPRVCDGDHTGLLAVHSLSKISNLASYRAGFFAGDTDLIAELLAVRKHAGLMLPFPIQGAMTAALRDDAHVDEQRERYAARRRMLLAAVEAAGFRVDHSEAGLYLWATRDEPCRDTVAWLAERGILCAPGDFYGPAGRRHVRMALTATDERIRSAAERLAA, encoded by the coding sequence GTGAGCACCCCGGTGTCCCGTGCAGCAGCGCCGCTTCGCGTGTCGACGACACGTGTGAGCCGGCGCCTGCCGGACTTTCCGTGGGACACGATCGCCGACGCCAAGGCCGCCGCACGCGCACATCCCGACGGCATCGTCGACCTCTCGGTCGGCACCCCGGTCGATCCGGTCCCGACGCTGATCCGCGAGGCGCTCGCCGACGCCTCGGCATTCCCCGGATACCCGACGACGACGGGCACCACCGAGCTGCGCGAGGCGGCGGCGGAGTCGCTGATGCGGCGTCACGGGGTCACCGGTCTCGACCAGTCGGGAATCCTGCCGGTCATCGGGACCAAGGAGGCCATCGCGGGTCTGGCGTCGACCTTCGGGCTCGGCCCCGGCGACGACGTGGTCATCCCCGAGGTCGCCTATCCGACCTATGAGGTCAGTGCACTCCTCGCGGGTGCGCGCGCGGTGCGCGCCGACTCGACCATCGCGCTCGGCCCGATGAACCCGGCGTTGATGTTCATCAACTCACCGTCGAACCCGACGGGCAAGATCCTGGGTCTCGACCACCTGCGCAAGGTGGTCGGCTGGGCACGCGAACGGGGCACCGTGGTGGTCTCCGACGAGTGTTACCTGGGTCTGAGCTGGGAGGGTGAACCGCTCTCCGTTCTCGACCCGCGGGTGTGCGACGGCGACCACACCGGGCTGCTCGCCGTCCACTCGCTGTCGAAGATCTCCAATCTCGCGTCGTACCGTGCGGGCTTCTTCGCCGGCGACACCGACCTCATCGCCGAGCTGCTCGCCGTCCGCAAGCATGCGGGCCTCATGTTGCCGTTCCCGATCCAGGGCGCGATGACCGCGGCGCTGCGCGACGACGCCCACGTCGACGAACAGCGTGAGCGCTACGCGGCCCGGCGCCGCATGCTGCTCGCCGCTGTCGAGGCGGCGGGTTTCCGCGTCGATCACTCCGAGGCCGGACTGTACCTGTGGGCCACCCGCGACGAGCCGTGCCGCGACACCGTCGCGTGGTTGGCGGAACGCGGAATCCTCTGTGCGCCAGGCGATTTCTATGGACCTGCCGGGCGCCGGCACGTTCGGATGGCGTTGACGGCCACCGATGAGCGCATCCGCAGCGCCGCCGAGCGCCTGGCGGCCTGA
- a CDS encoding LysR family transcriptional regulator codes for MNSSAPSSERQHQPKVTTIERSATNNGCAHTNSNSGGLAVETSAIHYVPLLETLSVLGQSQSISQAADRLNMTQQAVSARIKRLERSVGQQLVSRTRFGSVLTPAGVTLAGMAEELLGVVERIDTTMGSLRGGDHAVVRVAASLTVTEYLFPRWLVQLRELFGDAAAVTAANSSTVFELVRSGGHNLGFVETPDLPGDLRSRKVSRDELVLVVAPSHPWASGHRTGADAEGVSLARLAATPLVTREIGSGTRLSYERMVQSRLPGTAIAPPALELPTNAAVKTAVIGGTGPAVLSVLIVRDDIESGRMQVIPIKNTRLIRNITAVWSPRNNALTEPARHLLEVAERRGFRR; via the coding sequence GTGAACAGTTCGGCCCCCTCGTCTGAACGGCAGCACCAGCCGAAGGTAACTACGATCGAACGTAGCGCCACAAACAATGGTTGTGCTCATACAAATTCTAATTCGGGAGGGTTGGCGGTGGAAACATCGGCGATACACTATGTACCCCTCCTGGAAACCCTTTCGGTTCTCGGGCAGTCCCAGAGCATCAGCCAGGCCGCCGATCGTCTCAACATGACCCAGCAGGCTGTGTCGGCTCGAATCAAACGTCTCGAGCGTTCGGTCGGCCAGCAGCTCGTGTCGCGAACCCGCTTCGGGTCAGTGCTCACCCCGGCGGGCGTCACCCTTGCCGGGATGGCGGAGGAACTGCTCGGAGTCGTCGAACGAATCGACACGACGATGGGCTCCTTACGTGGTGGCGACCACGCGGTCGTGCGCGTCGCGGCCAGCCTGACCGTCACCGAGTACCTCTTCCCGCGCTGGCTCGTTCAGCTCCGCGAACTGTTCGGAGACGCCGCGGCTGTCACAGCCGCGAACAGCAGCACGGTGTTTGAACTGGTGCGCAGTGGTGGGCACAACCTGGGCTTTGTGGAAACGCCAGATCTGCCAGGTGATCTGCGCAGCCGGAAGGTGTCGCGGGATGAGCTGGTCCTGGTCGTCGCGCCCAGCCATCCGTGGGCCTCGGGGCATCGGACCGGGGCAGACGCCGAAGGTGTCTCGCTCGCCCGGCTCGCCGCGACTCCGCTGGTGACGAGGGAGATCGGATCGGGTACACGGCTCAGCTACGAGCGCATGGTTCAGTCACGGTTGCCCGGGACCGCGATCGCACCTCCCGCGCTGGAACTCCCGACGAACGCGGCCGTCAAGACCGCGGTGATCGGAGGAACCGGTCCCGCTGTGCTCAGCGTGCTCATTGTGCGAGACGACATCGAGTCGGGCCGCATGCAGGTGATCCCGATCAAAAACACACGCTTGATCCGCAACATCACGGCCGTGTGGTCGCCGCGGAACAATGCCCTCACCGAGCCTGCGCGTCACCTACTCGAGGTTGCGGAACGCCGCGGTTTCAGACGGTGA
- a CDS encoding tautomerase family protein, which translates to MRTEHPDDVEEGLIETVHSVLVTAFRIPRDHVTVIVRDLRT; encoded by the coding sequence GTGCGAACCGAACACCCTGACGACGTCGAGGAAGGTCTCATCGAGACCGTCCATTCCGTGCTGGTCACCGCGTTCCGGATCCCGCGCGACCACGTCACCGTCATCGTCCGGGACCTGCGCACTTAG
- a CDS encoding 3,4-dihydroxy-2-butanone-4-phosphate synthase — translation MNASATTITAQSAERENDADRAGDPTASAHADSATISEAFLSGRPVIVTGHGNAGLEAQMCFAGESFGADAAAFLVRHTSGFVLATVPKNVMTSAGLMLMTPGFDRDSGRFCVAVDASSGITTGISGADRAHTIGLLADPGARAEHFVRPGHVVPIAVGGAFSAVRWSIYDSIWAMSSSAGLSGVVATASVVNGVEELDAEFLSAFARRLGIQVVDVSGLGRDHHNFVPASAAQDS, via the coding sequence ATGAATGCATCAGCTACGACTATCACCGCACAATCCGCTGAGCGAGAGAACGATGCAGATCGGGCGGGTGATCCGACTGCGAGTGCGCACGCTGACTCCGCGACCATTTCCGAAGCCTTCCTATCCGGTAGGCCTGTGATCGTCACAGGACACGGGAACGCCGGCCTCGAGGCCCAGATGTGTTTCGCGGGTGAGTCGTTCGGAGCTGACGCTGCCGCATTCCTGGTGCGTCATACGTCGGGATTCGTGCTCGCAACGGTCCCGAAAAACGTCATGACGAGCGCAGGGTTGATGCTGATGACGCCCGGGTTCGACCGGGACAGTGGCCGGTTCTGTGTTGCAGTCGATGCTTCCTCCGGAATCACTACGGGTATCTCCGGGGCGGATCGTGCCCACACGATAGGTCTCCTCGCCGATCCCGGAGCACGAGCGGAGCATTTCGTGCGGCCCGGCCATGTAGTGCCCATCGCTGTCGGTGGTGCTTTCAGCGCCGTCCGATGGTCGATCTATGACTCAATCTGGGCAATGAGTTCGTCCGCGGGACTGAGTGGGGTCGTGGCTACGGCATCGGTCGTCAATGGAGTGGAGGAACTGGATGCGGAGTTCCTGTCCGCCTTTGCGCGACGTCTCGGAATCCAGGTGGTCGATGTCAGTGGTCTCGGTCGGGATCATCACAACTTCGTGCCGGCATCCGCGGCGCAGGACTCGTGA
- a CDS encoding flavin reductase family protein, with the protein MSQVDDIPRHAVPSTFGDSASAMASVRSHSVEIMTAFSAFPAAVGALCAVVDGEPRGLAATSLAVGVSYAPPMVSFSVRNESTTWPILSRADRIGISVLTEDQGPVCRKLAGQDGDRFAGLDTTVTPGGALFVNDASTWMECAIAGTAPAGDHTIVTFEVLSVGHERAASPLIFRNNGFLRLR; encoded by the coding sequence GTGTCTCAAGTCGATGACATTCCACGCCATGCCGTGCCGAGCACATTCGGCGATTCTGCCAGTGCGATGGCTTCTGTCCGTTCACATTCCGTTGAGATCATGACCGCGTTCAGCGCCTTCCCGGCGGCTGTCGGCGCGCTGTGTGCGGTCGTTGACGGTGAGCCGCGAGGTCTGGCGGCCACGTCGTTGGCGGTGGGTGTGTCCTATGCGCCACCAATGGTTTCATTCTCCGTCCGCAACGAGTCCACGACATGGCCGATCCTCAGCCGGGCAGACCGGATCGGCATCTCCGTTCTCACCGAGGATCAGGGGCCCGTGTGCCGGAAGCTCGCCGGTCAGGATGGCGACCGCTTTGCGGGGCTGGACACGACTGTCACTCCCGGCGGTGCGCTTTTCGTCAATGACGCGTCGACGTGGATGGAGTGTGCGATTGCCGGCACTGCACCGGCCGGTGATCACACAATCGTCACCTTTGAGGTGCTGTCCGTCGGCCATGAGCGTGCGGCGTCGCCGCTGATCTTCCGAAACAACGGATTCCTCCGGCTCCGATAG
- a CDS encoding rhodanese-like domain-containing protein: MSDGRPAPRTIDEILADARARLERIDAATVPDELAAGAILVDIRPAAQRAEEGEVPGALVIERNVLEWRCDPAGDARIPQAIDHDVRWIILCSQGYTSSLAAAALQDLGLHRATDVIGGYEALAPFLD; encoded by the coding sequence ATGAGCGACGGCAGGCCGGCGCCCCGCACCATCGACGAGATCCTCGCCGACGCGCGTGCACGCCTCGAGCGGATCGACGCCGCGACGGTGCCCGACGAACTCGCGGCGGGCGCGATCCTCGTCGACATCCGGCCCGCCGCGCAGCGCGCCGAGGAGGGTGAGGTGCCGGGGGCCCTGGTGATCGAGCGCAACGTCCTCGAGTGGCGATGCGATCCGGCGGGTGATGCGCGGATTCCACAGGCGATCGATCACGACGTGCGGTGGATCATCCTGTGTTCGCAGGGTTACACGTCGAGTCTCGCCGCGGCGGCGTTGCAGGACCTCGGGCTGCACCGGGCGACCGATGTGATCGGCGGCTACGAGGCACTCGCACCGTTCCTCGACTGA